A part of Pectinatus sottacetonis genomic DNA contains:
- a CDS encoding hemolysin family protein, translated as MDIFSILLKFALVCFLVFMNGFFVAAEFAIVKIRTTRLNILIQNGNKRAKYAKMLTDHMDASLSVTQLGITLASLGLGWIGEPAISEVIEPVLRLLNINVALSHSISLIIGFIFITAFHIVLGELAPKSMAIQKVEPVALGIALPMLIFHRMMYPAVWFLNHVANWVIRRLGFEPAAEEEVAHTEDEIRILMEESHKHGYINKTELTFVDNVFNFSDRNVREIMIPRTDMVCLYLEDTSDENIKTALECHLTRYPICRENKDNIIGFLHIKDLLRSLYIGKKPELLSFVRSVPFVPETMPISNLLHTMQQHRVQLAIVVDEYGGTAGMVTIEDIIEEIVGEIQDEFDEERPFIEKKGDCLYSVDGRMLLSELNNILSIKIDAENVDTIGGWLSNKVDTPPRVGQQAFFAMNVFFVEEVENVRIVRVLIKTDVELNEEPDEIKEQQKYNK; from the coding sequence TTGGATATTTTTTCTATACTTCTAAAATTTGCATTAGTTTGCTTTTTAGTTTTTATGAATGGATTTTTCGTTGCTGCTGAATTTGCTATTGTAAAAATCAGAACTACGCGATTGAACATCCTTATTCAAAATGGTAATAAACGGGCTAAATATGCTAAAATGCTCACTGATCATATGGATGCTTCATTGTCTGTTACACAGCTTGGTATAACTTTAGCATCACTGGGACTAGGCTGGATTGGTGAACCGGCTATATCAGAAGTAATAGAACCAGTATTGCGGCTGCTGAATATAAATGTGGCCTTAAGCCATTCTATTTCTTTAATTATAGGATTTATATTTATCACAGCATTTCATATTGTTTTGGGTGAGTTAGCTCCAAAATCAATGGCAATTCAAAAAGTTGAACCAGTTGCTTTGGGTATAGCATTACCAATGCTCATATTTCATAGGATGATGTATCCTGCGGTATGGTTCTTAAATCATGTGGCAAACTGGGTCATAAGAAGGTTGGGGTTTGAACCGGCAGCAGAAGAGGAAGTCGCACATACTGAGGATGAAATCCGTATTTTAATGGAAGAAAGTCATAAACATGGATATATTAATAAAACAGAATTGACTTTTGTAGATAATGTATTTAATTTTTCTGATAGAAACGTCCGGGAAATAATGATTCCGCGAACGGATATGGTCTGTTTATATTTGGAAGATACTTCAGACGAGAATATAAAAACAGCATTAGAATGTCATCTTACACGCTACCCCATATGTCGTGAAAATAAGGATAATATAATTGGATTTTTACATATAAAAGATCTGTTGCGTTCTTTATATATAGGAAAAAAGCCAGAACTGTTATCATTTGTGCGTTCAGTGCCATTTGTTCCGGAAACAATGCCTATTAGTAATCTGCTGCATACTATGCAACAGCATCGTGTGCAATTGGCAATTGTAGTAGATGAATATGGTGGAACAGCGGGAATGGTTACTATTGAAGATATTATTGAAGAAATTGTCGGGGAAATCCAGGATGAATTTGATGAAGAACGACCTTTTATAGAGAAAAAGGGAGATTGTTTATATTCTGTTGATGGAAGAATGTTGTTGTCTGAACTCAATAATATTTTATCGATAAAGATAGATGCAGAAAATGTCGATACTATTGGTGGCTGGCTTTCTAATAAGGTTGATACGCCACCTAGAGTGGGGCAACAGGCATTTTTTGCCATGAATGTTTTTTTTGTTGAAGAAGTTGAAAATGTACGTATAGTAAGGGTATTAATAAAAACAGATGTTGAACTCAATGAAGAACCGGATGAAATAAAGGAGCAGCAAAAATACAATAAATAA
- the pfkA gene encoding 6-phosphofructokinase, with protein sequence MLKSIAVLTSGGDSPGMNAATRAVVRTAIFEGVKVWGVYNGYQGMIEDDIHELSSRSVSDIIQRGGTFLGTARSDEFRTEEGRKKALANLKSHAIEGLVIIGGDGSLTGGALLSKLGGMPIVGLPGTIDNDVWGTDYTIGADTAVNTILDAINKLRDTASSHRRIIVIEVMGRKSGWLAMMSGIAGGAEYILVPEAKFNLDQICHELKESYTDGRRYSIIVVAEGAGSGIEIGKEIGEKTGIDTRVSVLGHIQRGGSPSVEDRLKASILGERAALAVISGVSNVVFGFNSGKVVSIDLFDSVNNTKTLDPELVRLARVLA encoded by the coding sequence ATGTTAAAATCCATTGCAGTATTAACTAGTGGCGGTGATAGCCCGGGCATGAATGCGGCTACCCGCGCAGTTGTTCGTACCGCAATATTCGAAGGCGTTAAAGTATGGGGTGTTTATAATGGATATCAGGGAATGATTGAAGATGATATCCATGAACTCAGTTCACGCAGCGTCAGCGATATTATTCAACGCGGAGGTACTTTCCTTGGCACTGCTCGCAGCGATGAATTTAGAACAGAGGAAGGCCGAAAAAAAGCTTTGGCAAATTTAAAAAGCCATGCAATAGAAGGCCTTGTTATTATTGGTGGCGATGGTAGTCTCACTGGTGGAGCCCTTTTGAGCAAATTGGGTGGAATGCCTATAGTTGGCTTGCCAGGAACTATTGATAATGACGTATGGGGTACTGATTATACAATTGGAGCGGATACGGCAGTAAATACAATTCTTGATGCTATTAATAAGTTACGTGATACTGCTTCTTCCCACCGTCGTATAATAGTAATTGAAGTTATGGGACGTAAATCAGGCTGGTTGGCAATGATGTCGGGTATTGCTGGTGGAGCCGAATATATTTTGGTTCCGGAAGCTAAATTTAATTTAGATCAGATTTGTCATGAGTTAAAAGAATCTTATACAGATGGTCGCCGTTACAGTATCATTGTTGTGGCTGAGGGAGCTGGCAGCGGCATTGAAATAGGCAAGGAAATAGGTGAAAAAACAGGAATTGATACACGTGTATCAGTTTTAGGCCATATTCAAAGAGGCGGTTCACCAAGCGTTGAAGATAGACTAAAGGCCAGTATTTTAGGAGAAAGAGCTGCACTTGCGGTTATTTCTGGTGTGTCTAATGTCGTATTTGGCTTTAATTCAGGAAAAGTTGTTAGCATAGATTTATTTGATTCAGTAAATAATACAAAGACACTTGATCCTGAACTTGTGCGTTTAGCACGTGTTTTGGCGTGA